The Anaerolineales bacterium genome window below encodes:
- a CDS encoding 3-isopropylmalate dehydrogenase encodes MAGKTYRIGVIGGDGTGPEVIREGRKVLEAASRKHAFGIDWVEYDLGGERYQRTGEILPDSVIAELRQLDAIYLGAIGHPDVKPGILEKGLLLRLRFELDQYINLRPVKLYPNVDTPLKDKTHADIDFLVVRENTEGLYTGAGGVLRKGTPHEVAVQESINTRMGVERCIRYAFDACAKRNKRKKLTLCGKTNVLTFAFDLWERTFYEVAKDYPGIQTDYAHVDATTMWMVKNPDWFDVIVTDNMFGDIITDLGAMIQGGMGIAAGGNINPQGVSMFEPIGGSAPKYTGKNVINPMAAICAGGMLLEAVGENAAADAVEQAVIKALSGGKIKSLAAGKMGLSTTETGDLIAGLV; translated from the coding sequence ATGGCAGGCAAAACCTATCGCATCGGCGTGATCGGCGGGGATGGAACCGGACCGGAGGTGATCCGCGAAGGGCGCAAGGTGCTCGAAGCGGCGTCGCGCAAGCACGCTTTCGGAATCGACTGGGTGGAGTACGACCTGGGCGGCGAACGCTACCAGCGCACGGGGGAAATCCTCCCCGACAGCGTGATCGCCGAACTCCGCCAACTGGACGCGATCTACCTGGGCGCGATCGGCCACCCGGACGTCAAGCCGGGCATCTTGGAGAAGGGACTGCTCCTGCGCCTGCGCTTCGAACTCGACCAGTACATCAACCTGCGGCCGGTCAAGCTCTACCCGAACGTCGACACGCCGCTCAAGGACAAAACCCACGCCGACATCGATTTCCTCGTCGTCCGCGAGAACACCGAGGGGCTGTATACCGGCGCGGGAGGCGTTCTGCGCAAAGGCACGCCGCACGAAGTGGCGGTCCAGGAATCGATCAACACCCGGATGGGAGTCGAACGCTGCATCCGCTACGCTTTCGACGCCTGCGCCAAGCGCAACAAGCGCAAGAAGCTGACCCTGTGCGGAAAAACCAACGTCCTCACGTTCGCCTTCGACCTGTGGGAGCGCACGTTCTACGAGGTGGCCAAGGACTACCCCGGGATCCAGACCGACTACGCGCACGTCGACGCCACGACGATGTGGATGGTGAAAAATCCGGATTGGTTCGACGTGATCGTCACCGATAACATGTTCGGCGACATCATCACCGACCTGGGCGCGATGATCCAGGGCGGGATGGGGATCGCCGCCGGCGGCAACATCAATCCGCAGGGAGTCTCGATGTTCGAGCCGATCGGCGGGTCGGCGCCGAAGTACACCGGCAAAAACGTGATCAACCCGATGGCGGCGATCTGCGCCGGAGGAATGCTGCTGGAGGCGGTCGGGGAAAACGCCGCGGCCGACGCGGTCGAGCAGGCGGTGATCAAAGCGCTCTCCGGCGGGAAGATCAAGAGTCTGGCGGCCGGGAAAATGGGTCTCTCAACGACGGAAACCGGCGACCTGATCGCCGGATTGGTGTAG
- the leuB gene encoding 3-isopropylmalate dehydrogenase, whose amino-acid sequence MKAGIVLLPGDGIGPEVVAQAVRVMERAAVGGGRTLELRERPVGGCSIDRFGAALTDETLADCRSADAVLLGAVGGPKWDDPRAKVRPEQGLMDLRKGLDVFANLRPVRPHPALTDASPLKRERIEGVDLLVVRELTGGLYFAQPKERVRTADGRERAVDTLQYYDHEVRRVVEVAFRMAEGRRRKVASVDKANILESSRLWRQVASEVGAANPHIVLEHILVDTASMRLMTHPKQFDVIVTDNMFGDILTDEASVLTGSMGLLPSASLGETAKGLYEPIHGSAPDIAGKGIANPIGAILSGALLFRYSLGWEREADAIERAVDRVLAQGWRTADLYPQGKPALTAKQMTDCIVNDI is encoded by the coding sequence ATGAAGGCCGGGATCGTTCTCCTGCCTGGCGACGGCATCGGGCCCGAGGTCGTCGCGCAAGCGGTGCGGGTGATGGAGCGGGCGGCGGTCGGCGGCGGCCGCACCCTGGAGCTCCGGGAGCGGCCCGTGGGCGGATGTTCGATCGACCGCTTCGGTGCCGCCCTGACCGACGAAACGCTGGCGGATTGCCGATCCGCGGACGCGGTGTTGTTGGGCGCCGTCGGCGGGCCGAAGTGGGACGACCCCCGCGCCAAGGTCCGGCCGGAGCAGGGCTTGATGGACTTGCGCAAGGGATTGGACGTGTTCGCCAATCTTCGGCCGGTCAGGCCGCATCCGGCGCTGACGGACGCCTCGCCGTTGAAACGGGAGCGGATCGAAGGCGTGGATCTGCTCGTCGTGCGGGAGCTCACCGGCGGTTTATATTTCGCCCAGCCCAAGGAGCGAGTCCGGACCGCCGACGGAAGGGAGCGGGCGGTGGACACGCTCCAGTATTACGACCACGAAGTCCGCCGGGTGGTGGAGGTCGCCTTTCGGATGGCGGAAGGGCGCCGGCGGAAGGTCGCCTCGGTCGACAAGGCGAATATCCTCGAATCTTCCCGATTGTGGCGGCAGGTGGCGTCCGAGGTGGGCGCGGCGAATCCGCATATCGTGCTGGAACACATTCTGGTGGACACCGCTTCGATGCGGCTGATGACTCATCCAAAACAGTTTGACGTCATCGTCACCGACAACATGTTCGGAGACATCCTCACCGACGAAGCGTCGGTCCTGACTGGATCGATGGGACTGCTGCCGTCGGCCTCGCTGGGGGAGACGGCCAAGGGGTTGTACGAACCCATTCATGGTTCAGCGCCCGACATCGCCGGAAAGGGAATCGCCAACCCAATCGGCGCAATCCTCAGCGGAGCGCTGCTGTTCCGCTATTCCCTGGGTTGGGAACGGGAAGCGGATGCGATCGAGCGCGCGGTGGACCGCGTCCTCGCGCAAGGCTGGCGGACGGCTGACCTGTATCCGCAGGGCAAGCCCGCCCTAACCGCAAAACAGATGACGGATTGCATCGTCAACGATATTTAA